aagtttcaacaaggtgaatacaaaggtccactctgattggtcaaaaacggaaaacttatattttcactgcaaaatcttatacttgtatttgcagtgaaaatataagtttaattAGTTTGATCAgcttctatatttcactggcaaaaatgcaacaaaaaagTCTATTTACATACATACTGCACTAACCGAAGAGAATGTTTCATGCCATCTATCTGTGTTTGAAACAGATGTGAAACTGCATGAAGAAAAATTATGGTAATCAATTTAGAACAGTGAGGACAAACTTTTTTAAAAGTTCAAAATTTTCTTTATTACTTTTCCAGATGTCAGAGACTAGGCCTTACAAGTTTGGCGTATCTATGGCGACGGGACCAGGCAGAACTCCTCAACGAGATGATTGGATGTGGTGTTACAGCCGTCTTGATCAAAGTGGCATCTCTAGGTAGGAACCTCTTTCTGATAGGAGATGATAAGTAGCATCACAGAGGAGGGCATTCTGTTTGTCATAGATATATTTCTCATTGTAGATATATGCTAATTTGTTGGTGGTAATTTGACCAGGTGACTTTGCAAATGACTAttattttatatacctggtatacactGGTTTCAATAATGTGTTTTCTATGTATCAAACATTTCTTACTGGTACAGTGGTCCCCCTATTTACGACCACTCTCAAGAACGACCACTCCTTGTATGCGACCAAGTTTCTTGTTCACCAACGTTTTTCAATTCGTTTTAGTTTGAAGATTATCCCCAGTAACTGAATTTAAATCATCgtgtgttttgtttggtttaggTTTAGATCCTAAGAAGCACTTAGGGAAAACTTTAGCAGAGATGCAACCTGAACTTCACAGAATGGTAATTTATACCTGTTACTTAGATCAATTTAAGCTTGCTTAACTCCTTACATCTTTGGAAATTGTTTCAGTTATTCATTTGCTGTATGGAAGTGTTGTATGGGAAATATAATTGATTAGGTGATGTCTAAGTCTGATTACCTGTTTGAGTATAAAGGGATTTAGATTGATCTTGTTTTGTTTGACAGGTGGGtgattatatttcttttatgaatATCCATGTTATCTGAATTACATATTTTGACCTTACCCCAGTAACATATTCTTTGCTATCAaatttttgttatgatttttatTAGTCCCTTACTGGTGAAATCAGGGAGGCTATAAGTTTCCCTTCCTTAtgtaggtacatatatatatgtaacaccaaagtttgtcatCACTCTTTCACAatttcattccttgagggattttgaacCAACTTCACACAATGGGACAAAGTCATGATCACTGTTAACATTTTTAGTGGGGCTGGTAGGagacatgtattggtttagcaacACCCAGTCTGTTTGTTTTCAAACATCAATTAATCTCCAAGCTACATGCAGTCGAAACTCATAATTAATTATGCTTCAAAAATCATCCTGTACACAGATTTTACTATGAATATCTAAAACCTGCTGGTCCTGAATATTATGTTTGTTGGTTTTGTAGCACACCAAGTTTCAGCTGAACGTGTGTGGAGAAGGAGGAGAGTATGAAACCTTTACCCTGGACTGTCCGCTGTTTAAAAAGAGAATTGTGTTGTAGGTTTGAAATACTAAATCctataaaacaaaatcactCTTCAATCTTTAACAGTGCTGATATCTACCATAAATATTGCCATAATATTTTTCATGAGGTTCAAAATTAAGTTTTCCTGAGAAGTGATATTTCTTGGATGGGGTTGGGGGGATACCATATTTGTCATCAAATAATACCCCTCCCCTATTGTAAAATTTCAGTACAGTTTGTGAACCACTTTCAGCTTACTATATTAAAATTGGtaattctgcaaaaatgaatgGGACTtagcttatttgtggacaggggcttatGAGGAGAAAAGTAGGATTTTCAGATTAACTTCGTAGCTATAGGAAACAATTCATAATGGTGATTTAtattattagaaaatatcaTGTTATGTATCAAATCCAATTGATATCTGCCATTATCTCCTTGTATACAGTAAAAACAAGTACAGGTAAGTGTTCCATTGTATTCAAAGAGATATGAATGCAATAGCACATTTTTAGTTTCCAgtaatatgattttaatgaaaatcaaTAGCACATTTTTAGTTTCCAgtaatatgattttaatgaaaatgtccATAATGTCTACAGGGACGACCCGGAAATGGTGATCCACTCTGACGATGCATTTTCACCTGTAGGATACCTGAATCTGAAGAAAGCACACCTGGAGGACAAAGAGACAGTCAGTATCCTAGAAATTTAGAGCAGCTATACAACTTTGTGGTGATGTGTATCAAATTCATTATGTTGTGAAATCAGTATGTGTACAGATGTGAGGCCAAAAATCACACAATTTCCTTTTACTGCATTAAAGATCACACGagcaaaatatattacaaatagtTTGTCACAATctatttatttaagcattgatgtcattgtcaaaaaattgtttgcaaactgtatgaatccacgtaatctcaaccaatcagaaagccgcatgctgcgtacaaacactggacaattAATTATACTGATATGAATTTGAAGAAGTTTGATGCAAAATTTAATTGTTGCATTTcatgcaatctaattaaaattagatttttATTATCCACTTGATAAACTCTGTATGAACAGAGTTTACAGAGTGGATAATgaaatctgattttttttttaaatacaatttttacCAAATTAAGACATTGTTGTTCAGGATATTGAAATGAGCCAGCATGAAAGGATTCAGGGTTTACACATGAGGACCAGTGTGGATGTGTACCATGATCTCCTACAGGAAGGGGAGGACGATATGTGTGACAATATACCTGTGGAGAGTAGTCCTCACATtggtaacaatgacatcatacCAGGTGAGAATGGCTGTCACATTGTGCAGTTATTGTATGAATTCCATGTAAAATCATTGGAGAGATACACGATCATTTAATAAAGACTTTTTACACCTTTTATGAGCACTAGTTAGTTTGCAGTAGGACATATGAGTTGTAATGCAGTATTGAATTTgtgtaataggagtggaaaaatgcacggccagaccggggttcgaacccgggacctccgaacactagccggatgctctgccgattgagctacctggtcgccgatgatcgacccggtccagttccgctacactcttccctccctttttttaagtcttcgacccAGAAGActtcacaacccaggttcgggtatccccttgtcaagtattcacctcacttgaaacaaggtttggtcacggcaccaaatgtaataggagtggaaaaatgcacggccagaccggggttcgaaacccgggacctccaaacactagccggatgctctaccgattgagctacctggtcgccgatgatcgacccggtccagttccgctacactttGAGATggctatgttgctgtgatatagcggtatacagaaatgtatatatatttttaaaaaattcaatcTTAGACTACAATAGGATGAGTGAAAATACTAATCATCCCCTGTTATAACACTTTAAGATTTTAAACTAATGTAGGTTTTAGGTTCTTGCATTGATTTACAGTGGTTTGTATTGCTTGTGTTAAATGTGgtatctgtcactcagctgacggagcaTGCTTCTTTGGCTCAGGAGGTAGAGTCAGCTTATCACGACGGAGACCCAGGTTCAATTCCTGTCAGGGTGCTCGGCAGGAATGTGTTTTTCCGTGGTCTTTCACACAAAgaaaaaaccacaaaaataacaacaaagtTAAAAACATTCATGAACATTATAACATTGCTAGTGTTTGTTTTTTCATGACAGCCATTATAATATTGGATTTACATTCCAGATGAGTTTAACCTGTCAGTTAAAAGTATGGGTAAAAACTTATGGGTGACTGGCGTGGTTGCTAGGGGTGACACTGACATACAGGAGGCCACAAGGGCAGCAATGGagcaggtcaaaggtcagttaACAATGGTACAGCAATATGCGTTGTGAAGATTGTTAGAACAAGCAAAATCCTGTGTATGATGACCTGAATACAGATGTActtctgtaatgttactgtaaaCCAACTTATTTTCGTGTGCGATTAATTCTAGTGTATTTCGTGGGCAATTAATTCTAGTGTATTTTGTGTGCGATTTATTCTAGTGTATTTTGTGGGCaattaaatttattgaaaattaattgCTGCAAAATTGTTTCAATCACCAGTTCACGCAACATTAAATTGCCACGAAAAAGTCTTTAGACATGAAAACGCAAAATTAAATCTCTGCGAAAATACAGTATCACATGTGGCTGATTGCCTTTCTATGGTTACATATACCATATGTAATTACCGGTAATTGCTTGTGTATAAATACTTGTATGTGATTACCTACATATATCtcaatacatatattaaattatctgaAATTACCTGTATCTGATGTTCTGTGTACGATTACATTTATGTTATTATCTTTATTTGTGTATGAATACATTTGTGTGATTACCTATGTCTAATTGTATGAATACATTTGGTTACCTATTAAGTTATCATATCCACCTGTTTGTAGATCTATATATTTACTTACTAGCTGCCATTTCTGATGTGGGCAAAGACTGGGAGATGTCTAAATTGGCCTTGgtttgtctgtatgtacagagAATGGAAGATTTTGCCAAAGTTAACTCTGTCTACAAgacatattttgaattaaacCCACCTGTCAGGTATGTCATCATTTACCAGAATAGAGAtcaattttaagtttttaattaTCTAGCCAATCATAATTAACCTTTATAGTGTCCTTTATGAAGCTGTTTTGGGGTCTAGTTTCATAAAACATGGCAGAACATGGGTATGAAGGAtaaagggtcaaggtcacctcCTCTCACTTTAGTGAATGGCATGACTGAATGTTACCTTAGGGCTTttccagtaatatatatatccaatagGACTccagaaaaaatgaaattgtatGCATGGTGTGTACTGGGAAAAAGCAGCTCAAAGCAGAATACTGTTTGAATTTAATCACTTGTTTGACAAACCTATGAGTCCTCCTATTGGAAAGATATTTTACTAGAATAGCCCTTATGTGTttttatgaattatttcaaatttaaattattttcaaatttttttttgggcccttattttaaacataaatgcTATTCCCAAAGAACATTTGGTAAACTACTAAATTATCACAATTAAGGATATATGTCACATCTGTAcgtttgaaattttttttttttcagagttTGTGTTCAAGCATCACTTCCAAAGAACATTGCTTTACTCATGGACTGTTACGGCTGTAAGACAGCAGACCGCACTACCATGCATGTACAGGGAATATCTCACTGGGCCCCAGCTAACATAGGACCTTACAGTCAGGCTGTCACTGTaagtttggtattgtttaatgtcctatcaacagctattgtAACTTACTTTTTTAGTACCTgataaccctttcaccccttctcttctgaccatattggacttcaaattatGAACGAATGGTTGAGTCCATTAAAGTTTCTTAAGGTTGAAAGGGTTAAGGACAGTCACAGCAAATCACTAAACAGTATTTATAGAACATTACTTGTTGCAATGTTATACTATACTGTTATAACTCTGAGTTTTTATTTTACACCAGGTGGATGGTAGAATCTTTGTAGCAGGCCAGATTGCCATGGTGCCAGGGTCATTGAAAATCATACAGGGAGGTATAACCACAGAGAGTCGTCTTTCCTTGCGACATGTTGGACGTGTCCTAGATGCTCAGAGTTCGGGATGTGCCCTGACTGATGTGGTGAATGTTGTCTGTTATATCACCTCCCATAGCTACATGGACATAGCCAAGCAGGAGTGGACCAGAGCTCTAGCAGCTTGTCATGAGGTGGGCATCAGGTGATAAAGTGTAAATCATCGTCCTTTTTCAGGAAATTTATGAGGAgatgaaattcatttttttttcatgaatattaCTCTCATAGATCAATTTTGGGATTTCAAGTACTTGTCATAATAAGTTATCTACAAGCTaagttaatgaaataaattaaatgcAGTATGAGTGATGTGCATGAAGTAATATGGACATCATTACGGACATTTTATCTAGAGTTTAGGAGGTTAGAGGTTATGGTTACTGTCGTGTAAGGTTGATTAAATGAACGTCATCTTCTTTTTTTACAGAGTGATGACTCAGTTGTCCGTACAGACGGCATGTCCAGCCCATCCGTCATTTGTGTTGTCATCCCCTACTTACCACGGAATGCCAAGGTTGAGTGGCAGGTCACAGCCTTCACTCCAGGGACAGAGGTCAAAGGTTAGAGCACTGCTGTTTCAGCAAACGATTCGTATATTCTCaatttatatatgattttacTGCAATATGttaaatatcttaatatttaaatatttaaaatacatttgtattgaaAATAGATGCAAAGATGGTTTTGCttaatataatatcaaattcATTACAATCCTGAAAATCATTCATATTTTCTTACTGGTGAAAAAAGTTTATTGCTAAATAAGATAACTTTAAAATACGGTAAACCTCcagttagttcgaacaaaattaaataaatattgacgaaccagttcgaattattcgaaattatgcttcagaaaataagtgtgagttcgaactattcgagtcaatatcggcgaaaatcttGGCAGAgtgaaatcattagacacaaacacatccatcgtaaatctgatacgtaacaacggcggtctgaacaatggcacatttataagttagtaaaatgatagtattttatttaattcaatgttaattgatcgttaaacgttcttcatttcacgataattatgatggttattGCGCGAAGCCACTCGGTTAATGCGTAGCTacagtaggccccaaaacagtaccGTACACGTTTcattgtgacacaaaagttaaacatttgtacagtataatctttgcatggttatattttttatctgaatcaaaaactatcgctatattattgtgataaatggtctctttaatcagagacatatatacagactgtatatatgtctctgctttaATACATCTAAAgcagtctacataacctgttgcgtttatgaaagcactactgtaaaaataggcgatatatgttggtaaaattaggtcagaacatcaacatgtctgcttttaaatatgcccagtcgtatcatctaccaaacatagttgatacctgcaaaattatacatcactaattgggacacctgtggattgttttgacttgATATGAATGCTCTTAACGTCACTCAGCACGATCGggcagccgatcctttcaactttaccgcaagcgacacctcgcgtggcctgcttacctagcgtgatatcgcaggttttcaggtaatactttgattggcaatacttaagatatgtccagtcacaattagataatcataatgctaagttaacactagttatatgtgaaaatacacggatgatttcttagtttgccatacagcacgaatacaaatatcgcatgttatttatacattgtcggggccaaaatttgcaatcagctgtctcgtgcgtggtgtattttggaatgtaaaaaaaaacctgaattaacgctaaaatatgtggcatatattaaatcacagacgcattctaatgatcacgcatacaatctaataacctaGCGCTAAACGTGCTTGCTgattaaatttaaatgttgGCATTGGTCCGGTCATCGGGGCTGagtcgtcgcgagctttcaatggagtttacGGGggaaaaaatcttactttacgttcttcatttgacaagttcgaactatccgaaatggtgtcagttataaacagccagaggtcgaactattactagctaaaaaattattgtttttctagaaaaaaatgtgtgttcgaactatccgcctgttcgaattaatcggaggtttaccgtactgCAGGATACTGATATATGatcaatagaaaaaaacaacttgaAATTTAGTGTTTAAAGAGGAAATCACAAAAGTTGCTTGATTCCTGACTTTACTGATAATGGAATATTTATGTATCTATAACTATTATTAgtaatactgtaaacattgtcagtatatatgatTTCTTACCTCTTACTTTGTAGAATCCACAGAGAACTACAAATTTGGGGACTACTCCAGCACCATTAGATGTGTCACTTCCTGTGCAGGTATCCCAGGGTTCTCCTGTACAGGATACACAGGTAACATGAATCTCATATATACTTACACGACTGTCCTGTACCAGCACCTCTAGGTGTGTCACTTCCTGTGCAGGTATCCCAGGGTTCTCCTGTACAGGATACACAGGTAACATGAATCTTACACGACTGTCCTGTACCAGCATCTCTAGGTGTGTCACTTCCTGTGCAGGTATCCCAGGGTTCTCCTGTACAGGATACACAGGTAACTTGAATCTCATATATACTTACACGACTGTCCTGTACCAGCACCTCTAGGTGTGCCACTTCCTGTGCAGGTATCCCAGGGTTCTCCTGTACAGGATACACAGGCAACATGAATCTCGTATATACTTATACGACAGTCAGGTATCCCACAATTCTCCTCTGTAGATACAATGTAGCTCTCATATACTTACCATTTCAGCCAATATATATGAAAGCATCCTTACTCACACAACATTCTAATGGACTGCACAGATTTTTGGGTTTTGTACCGTGATTGTTGCTGTTTCACtaattattcatttcatttcaacatattttattggtgAACAATTGGATTGAACATCAGCTGGCTTAAGTCTATATCAAAGTTCTCTCCACTAATTATTAAAAAAAGCACCACTATTACTTGATTTAAATATATGTGGAATGTGATGTTTCAAGCACCTAGTGTGACATTTTTGACTGTGTAAACCTGCGTTGTTTTTGACAGTGTAAACTTGCAATGTTTTTGacagatttacctgtgatgtTTTTGACAGTTTTACATATGACATTTTTGACTGTGTAATCCTGTTATGTTTCTGacaatattttacctgtgatgtttctgacaatattttacctgtgatgtttctgacaatattttacctgtgatgtttctgacaatattttacctgtgatgtttctgacaatattttacctgtgatgtttctgacaatattttacctgtgatatttCAGACCTCAATGCCCCATCCCTACCAGATGACATGGGGGATGCTGTAAGATGTCTGTGTATGTGCTACAGAAAGGTCACCTCGTCTCTGTACCCTACAGAAGGATGTGTGCCCCCACTGAGGATATTCTACAGGTCCTCACAATATCGCTACGCTGAACTTTGTCAGGGTGAGTATAGCTATAAACAGTTGGTTTCCAGGCCATTATGCTGAACTTTGTCAGTGTGAGTATAGCTATAAACAGTTGGTTTCCAAGCCTGTTATCGCAACCTGTTCTATATAAAAT
This DNA window, taken from Pecten maximus chromosome 3, xPecMax1.1, whole genome shotgun sequence, encodes the following:
- the LOC117323566 gene encoding diphthine--ammonia ligase-like isoform X1; the protein is MKTVALISGGKDSCYNMIQCVAEGHEIVALANLRPAVKDEMDSYMYQTVGHHAIDLYAEAMGLPLYRHTIQGVAKETGGDYVPTPQDEVEDLLVLLQKVQKEIEIEAVSVGAILSNYQRVRVENVCQRLGLTSLAYLWRRDQAELLNEMIGCGVTAVLIKVASLGLDPKKHLGKTLAEMQPELHRMHTKFQLNVCGEGGEYETFTLDCPLFKKRIVLDDPEMVIHSDDAFSPVGYLNLKKAHLEDKETDIEMSQHERIQGLHMRTSVDVYHDLLQEGEDDMCDNIPVESSPHIGNNDIIPDEFNLSVKSMGKNLWVTGVVARGDTDIQEATRAAMEQVKDLYIYLLAAISDVGKDWEMSKLALVCLYVQRMEDFAKVNSVYKTYFELNPPVRVCVQASLPKNIALLMDCYGCKTADRTTMHVQGISHWAPANIGPYSQAVTVDGRIFVAGQIAMVPGSLKIIQGGITTESRLSLRHVGRVLDAQSSGCALTDVVNVVCYITSHSYMDIAKQEWTRALAACHESDDSVVRTDGMSSPSVICVVIPYLPRNAKVEWQVTAFTPGTEVKESTENYKFGDYSSTIRCVTSCAGIPGFSCTGYTDLNAPSLPDDMGDAVRCLCMCYRKVTSSLYPTEGCVPPLRIFYRSSQYRYAELCQAFTAALQQGGGEPVNFALVPVSDLPTSHSVFTYCQ
- the LOC117323566 gene encoding diphthine--ammonia ligase-like isoform X2, with the protein product MKTVALISGGKDSCYNMIQCVAEGHEIVALANLRPAVKDEMDSYMYQTVGHHAIDLYAEAMGLPLYRHTIQGVAKETGGDYVPTPQDEVEDLLVLLQKVQKEIEIEAVSVGAILSNYQRVRVENVCQRLGLTSLAYLWRRDQAELLNEMIGCGVTAVLIKVASLGLDPKKHLGKTLAEMQPELHRMHTKFQLNVCGEGGEYETFTLDCPLFKKRIVLDDPEMVIHSDDAFSPVGYLNLKKAHLEDKETDIEMSQHERIQGLHMRTSVDVYHDLLQEGEDDMCDNIPVESSPHIGNNDIIPDEFNLSVKSMGKNLWVTGVVARGDTDIQEATRAAMEQVKAAISDVGKDWEMSKLALVCLYVQRMEDFAKVNSVYKTYFELNPPVRVCVQASLPKNIALLMDCYGCKTADRTTMHVQGISHWAPANIGPYSQAVTVDGRIFVAGQIAMVPGSLKIIQGGITTESRLSLRHVGRVLDAQSSGCALTDVVNVVCYITSHSYMDIAKQEWTRALAACHESDDSVVRTDGMSSPSVICVVIPYLPRNAKVEWQVTAFTPGTEVKESTENYKFGDYSSTIRCVTSCAGIPGFSCTGYTDLNAPSLPDDMGDAVRCLCMCYRKVTSSLYPTEGCVPPLRIFYRSSQYRYAELCQAFTAALQQGGGEPVNFALVPVSDLPTSHSVFTYCQ
- the LOC117323566 gene encoding diphthine--ammonia ligase-like isoform X3 codes for the protein MLKPWAYLCIDTLSRVWPKRQEKEIEIEAVSVGAILSNYQRVRVENVCQRLGLTSLAYLWRRDQAELLNEMIGCGVTAVLIKVASLGLDPKKHLGKTLAEMQPELHRMHTKFQLNVCGEGGEYETFTLDCPLFKKRIVLDDPEMVIHSDDAFSPVGYLNLKKAHLEDKETDIEMSQHERIQGLHMRTSVDVYHDLLQEGEDDMCDNIPVESSPHIGNNDIIPDEFNLSVKSMGKNLWVTGVVARGDTDIQEATRAAMEQVKDLYIYLLAAISDVGKDWEMSKLALVCLYVQRMEDFAKVNSVYKTYFELNPPVRVCVQASLPKNIALLMDCYGCKTADRTTMHVQGISHWAPANIGPYSQAVTVDGRIFVAGQIAMVPGSLKIIQGGITTESRLSLRHVGRVLDAQSSGCALTDVVNVVCYITSHSYMDIAKQEWTRALAACHESDDSVVRTDGMSSPSVICVVIPYLPRNAKVEWQVTAFTPGTEVKESTENYKFGDYSSTIRCVTSCAGIPGFSCTGYTDLNAPSLPDDMGDAVRCLCMCYRKVTSSLYPTEGCVPPLRIFYRSSQYRYAELCQAFTAALQQGGGEPVNFALVPVSDLPTSHSVFTYCQ